The Cupriavidus necator N-1 DNA window CGCTGGGTGGCCATGCACCACCCGTTCACCAGCCCCAAGGACGAGCACCTGGAATACCTCGAGACCGACCCGGGCAAGTGCCTGGCCAAGGCCTACGACATGGTGCTGAACGGCTGGGAAATGGGCGGCGGCTCGGTGCGGATCTTCCGTTCGGACATCCAGAGCAAGGTGTTCCGCGCGCTCAACATCAACGACGAGGAAGCCCGTGCCAAGTTCGGCTACCTGCTGGACGCGCTGCAGTACGGCGCGCCCCCGCACGGCGGCCTGGCCTTCGGCCTGGACCGCATCGTCACCATGATGGCCGGCGCCGACTCGATCCGCGACGTGATCGCCTTCCCCAAGACCCAGCGGGCCCAGGACCTGCTGACCCAGGCCCCGAGCTCGGTCGACGAGAAGCAACTGCGCGAGCTGCATATCCGCCTGCGCGTCGCCGAGCCCAAGCCGACGGCCTGAGTTGCCTGAAGCTCGCAAAAAAGCCGCGCAATTGCGCGGCTTTTTTGCTTTATGCGCAACGTCGGGTCGACTGTGCTGTGAGGCGCGCGGCGCATTGGTTTCGATTTGTTACCGGTCGGAACGAAGGGCGCCGCCGCGAGGTCTGCTCTTTTTGACACGTAATTTGCCGAGGGGCCTCGCAATGAAGGCTTCCGGCACTCGGGAGGAAATTCGTGACCCTGGATATCGACCTGATCCGCCAGTTCCTGCTGGCCCATGACCAAACCATCCTGACCTGGCTGGTGGCCGGGTTGCTGATGATGCTGCTGGCGCGCTTCGAGCTGCGCCGCGCCGTGCGCCGCTCGGCGCAGGCCATGTCTGAATCGGTGGCCACCACCGTGGCGGCCTGCGTGCCCGACATCGCCCATGCGGTGCAGTCGGCCGCGCCCGCCGCGGTGGCCGAGCCGGTGGAAATGCAGCGCGCCGAAGCGTTGCGCCGGCTGGCGCTGGATACCGTCGGCGTGGTCATGACGCGCGGGCGCTGGCTGGACGAGCTCGGCAACCTGCGCCTGGCCGACGACGCCTTGCTGGCCGGCCAGCGCGCCGACGGCGCCGACCCGCTGCTGGTGGTGGCGCCGCAGCCGGTGGTGCAGGCCTACCTGGATGCGCAGCGCGTGTTCGAGGACGAGGCCGCGCAGGTGCAGGCGCTGCGCCGCGATGCCCAGCGCGTGCAGGAGGCGCTGCAGGCCCTGGACGCCGAGGTTGCCCATATCGAGCAGGAAACTGGCAGCATCGTGCTGCGTTTCGAGCAGGTCAACGCGCAGGCGGCGCAGGGCATGGATGGCGGCGACTACCAGCGCTTCCTGATCCAGAAGTACAACGCGCTGGGACAGCGCGAGAAGGAAATCGCGCTGGAGCGCACGCGGCTGCAGGGCGAGGTCCGGCACCGCGCCGACGCCCTAGCCACGCACGCGCATGGCGCGTCCAAGCGCTACCGCCAGGCGCTGGCGCCGCTGATGGACCAGCTGCGTGCCGCCTGGGGCCACGGCGATTCGCCCCAGGTGTTCGACACCTGGCAGCGCACCGCGGGCGACGAGCCGTACCTGGCACCCCATACCTCGTATGGCGCGCGCAGCGCCGCCTGAAGGCCGCCGACAGTCGCCTCGGGCGGGCGCCGCCACGCTTTCGCGTGGCAACGTGGCGCGGCTGCGCTATCCTTGGGTTTGTCCTTTCGCCCAGACCCATGTCCTACAAGATCCCGGAATCCGTGCTGGTGGTGATTTACACGCCAGATCTTCAAGTCTTGCTGCTGGAACGCGCCGATCGCCCGGGGTTCTGGCAGTCCGTGACCGGCAGCCTCGACACCCTGGACGA harbors:
- a CDS encoding membrane protein, yielding MTLDIDLIRQFLLAHDQTILTWLVAGLLMMLLARFELRRAVRRSAQAMSESVATTVAACVPDIAHAVQSAAPAAVAEPVEMQRAEALRRLALDTVGVVMTRGRWLDELGNLRLADDALLAGQRADGADPLLVVAPQPVVQAYLDAQRVFEDEAAQVQALRRDAQRVQEALQALDAEVAHIEQETGSIVLRFEQVNAQAAQGMDGGDYQRFLIQKYNALGQREKEIALERTRLQGEVRHRADALATHAHGASKRYRQALAPLMDQLRAAWGHGDSPQVFDTWQRTAGDEPYLAPHTSYGARSAA